In the genome of Candidatus Methylomirabilota bacterium, one region contains:
- the speD gene encoding adenosylmethionine decarboxylase, which yields MQRLGRHLIVELFDCAPEILNDLEAVQTILLAVARRARATIVGSTFHQFSPFGLSGVVIMSESHVSIHTWPEHRYTAADIFSRGEAFRPDVAVESVIAALGAQRVSVLEVQRGILPTSLGPGAVAAARTAPATYEHGRATGQPRVLG from the coding sequence ATGCAGAGGCTGGGACGCCATCTCATCGTGGAGCTCTTCGACTGCGCCCCCGAAATCCTGAATGATCTGGAGGCCGTGCAGACGATACTATTGGCGGTCGCTCGGCGCGCCCGGGCGACCATTGTCGGAAGCACGTTTCACCAGTTTTCTCCGTTCGGACTCAGTGGGGTGGTGATCATGAGCGAGTCCCACGTGTCGATCCACACCTGGCCGGAGCATCGGTACACTGCGGCGGACATCTTCTCCCGCGGTGAGGCATTCAGGCCGGACGTGGCAGTTGAGTCCGTGATTGCGGCGCTCGGCGCCCAGCGCGTGTCGGTGCTCGAGGTGCAGCGCGGTATTCTCCCGACGTCGCTCGGTCCCGGAGCTGTGGCGGCGGCCCGCACGGCCCCAGCTACGTATGAGCACGGGAGGGCGACGGGTCAGCCCAGAGTGCTCGGATGA
- a CDS encoding transporter, whose translation MGGWVTSWCVLIALGAMLIASPAAGDDTAPLALDDFFPLVTRRPVLERELWVRVSDTKRRDGRESTIAPALAMPIVSWWQLTLEMPVVFTNPRLGDGAGGTGDLELESKFLVFQSTDSRTQLSTGFSLTLPTGSERRDLGGQLAIEPFLSAGTMRGRSYLVAEIAYGWNLNDGGPHPKGQTLTAGVAAGYAVRPWLIPLLELTTVTRVGGAPQPGDRDRRGQPQLYIGPGVNFQLLREVTLGIGFQLPVTNARTFDYALHGTLNWSF comes from the coding sequence TTGGGTGGCTGGGTGACCTCGTGGTGTGTCCTGATCGCGCTCGGCGCGATGCTCATCGCGTCTCCTGCTGCGGGGGATGACACCGCGCCGCTGGCCCTCGACGACTTTTTCCCCCTCGTGACCCGGAGACCTGTCCTCGAGCGAGAGCTCTGGGTCCGAGTGAGCGACACGAAGAGGCGAGACGGCCGAGAGTCGACGATCGCCCCAGCTCTGGCGATGCCGATTGTGTCGTGGTGGCAGCTGACGCTTGAGATGCCGGTCGTGTTCACGAATCCACGATTGGGAGATGGCGCGGGGGGGACCGGTGACCTCGAACTGGAGAGCAAGTTCCTGGTGTTCCAGTCGACTGACTCGCGCACGCAGCTGTCGACAGGGTTCAGCCTGACACTGCCGACGGGCTCGGAACGGCGGGACCTGGGTGGCCAGTTGGCCATCGAACCGTTCCTCTCGGCTGGCACGATGCGGGGCCGGTCATACCTCGTGGCGGAGATTGCGTACGGCTGGAACCTGAACGACGGAGGGCCGCACCCGAAAGGGCAGACGCTGACGGCAGGCGTGGCGGCGGGTTATGCGGTTCGGCCGTGGCTGATTCCTCTGTTGGAACTGACGACGGTGACCAGAGTCGGAGGTGCCCCTCAGCCAGGGGATCGGGATCGTCGGGGGCAGCCACAGCTCTACATTGGCCCTGGCGTGAATTTCCAGCTCCTCCGAGAGGTGACGCTGGGCATCGGGTTTCAGCTACCGGTGACGAACGCGAGAACCTTCGACTACGCCCTCCATGGCACTTTGAACTGGAGCTTTTAA
- a CDS encoding ABC transporter ATP-binding protein, translating into MTWGRFLWRYATHRKDLCAALLGLAVVVAAAELTLPWLLQQAIDTALGEAHGSSLDRWVLWMLGLLALLYVAHAGLLQVEARVLYAGSYALRRRLYVHFHSQSLAFFHRHKTGELMHRVTSDAALFEDHAVELFSDLPFEVLTVAGVLSVMAWSDVRLTGLVVLFLIVASGITAYVGRPLPTLRKSIQNIGSRLAGRLQETLAGIRTVHAFKSERYELQRLDEANRTILHGELRAAGLEALLVPVFELMELLGVVVVVWYGGHLILGKQITAGKLVAFMAYMEILAGPVSRVGGFYRHLQTCRAVGARLQELLADHEPLPASSGRRPSEDRWDIRMETVSFRYPGSTREVLRNLTVTVKPGEVVAVVGRNGAGKSTLMDLLLRFYDPTEGRIVVGGVDLREWDLDLWRKSVGLMTQDVFLFYATIAENIAYCRPEASREEIEEAVRESGADRVIRRLPQGLDTVVGERGAKLSGGERQLVALARLFLKQPRLLVLDEPTAHLDGEALHQVGAALKPLMAGRTTFVVAHRPETIQLAERILLLDQGGLIADGSREALHTDSGLYRTLLAEMAAAPERRRA; encoded by the coding sequence ATGACCTGGGGTCGCTTTCTCTGGCGCTACGCGACCCACCGGAAGGACCTGTGCGCGGCCCTCCTTGGGCTGGCGGTCGTCGTGGCGGCGGCGGAGCTGACGCTCCCGTGGCTTCTTCAGCAAGCGATTGACACGGCGCTTGGAGAGGCCCACGGCTCGAGCCTCGACCGCTGGGTCCTCTGGATGCTGGGGCTGCTCGCGCTACTTTACGTCGCGCACGCGGGGCTCCTCCAGGTGGAGGCGCGCGTCCTCTACGCCGGCTCCTACGCCCTCCGCCGCCGGCTCTACGTCCACTTCCACAGCCAATCCCTGGCGTTCTTTCATCGCCACAAGACCGGCGAACTGATGCATCGCGTGACCAGCGATGCGGCGCTCTTCGAGGATCACGCGGTGGAGTTGTTCAGCGATCTGCCGTTTGAGGTCCTCACCGTAGCAGGCGTCTTGAGCGTGATGGCCTGGTCGGACGTGCGGCTGACGGGCCTGGTGGTCCTGTTCCTGATTGTGGCTTCGGGGATCACCGCCTATGTGGGGCGGCCCCTCCCGACGTTGCGGAAGTCCATCCAGAACATCGGCTCCCGATTGGCCGGTCGACTGCAGGAGACGCTCGCCGGTATTCGCACGGTCCATGCCTTCAAGAGCGAGCGGTACGAACTTCAACGGCTTGACGAGGCGAACCGCACGATCCTGCACGGAGAGCTTCGGGCGGCGGGCCTTGAAGCCCTGTTGGTGCCGGTGTTCGAGCTCATGGAGCTGCTGGGTGTCGTGGTGGTGGTCTGGTACGGGGGGCACCTCATCCTGGGGAAGCAGATCACGGCCGGCAAACTCGTGGCGTTCATGGCATACATGGAGATCCTCGCGGGGCCCGTCAGCCGGGTCGGAGGCTTCTACCGGCATCTCCAGACCTGCCGCGCCGTCGGTGCTCGTTTGCAGGAGCTTCTCGCCGACCACGAGCCGCTGCCGGCTTCGAGCGGTCGGCGCCCCAGTGAGGATCGGTGGGATATTCGGATGGAGACGGTGTCGTTCCGCTATCCGGGTAGTACCCGGGAGGTGCTGCGAAACCTCACCGTCACCGTGAAGCCCGGCGAGGTGGTCGCCGTCGTGGGGCGGAACGGCGCGGGCAAGAGCACGCTAATGGATCTCCTGTTGCGCTTCTACGACCCGACCGAAGGCCGCATCGTCGTGGGGGGGGTCGATCTCAGGGAGTGGGATCTTGATCTCTGGCGGAAGTCCGTGGGGCTGATGACGCAGGACGTGTTCCTCTTCTACGCGACGATCGCGGAGAACATCGCCTATTGCCGACCGGAGGCCAGCCGGGAGGAGATCGAGGAGGCGGTGCGCGAGTCGGGCGCTGACCGCGTCATCCGCCGACTTCCGCAGGGCCTCGACACCGTGGTCGGGGAGCGGGGGGCGAAACTGTCCGGGGGGGAGCGCCAGCTGGTCGCCCTGGCCCGGCTGTTCTTGAAGCAGCCGCGGCTGCTCGTACTGGACGAGCCGACGGCCCATCTGGACGGCGAGGCCCTGCATCAAGTCGGAGCGGCGCTCAAGCCACTCATGGCGGGGCGCACGACCTTCGTGGTGGCCCATCGACCCGAGACCATCCAGCTTGCGGAGCGGATCCTGCTGCTCGATCAGGGAGGTCTGATCGCAGATGGATCCCGCGAGGCCCTGCATACTGACAGCGGGCTCTACCGCACGCTTTTGGCCGAGATGGCGGCCGCCCCTGAGCGGCGACGAGCGTAA
- a CDS encoding spermidine synthase: MAQEPSVFWYRESGTPYEYHSFAARSFLFTGRTAFQEVAILDTQEYGKMLVIDGRTQSAEEDEYIYHEALVHPAMLTHPAPRQVLIIGGGEGASLREVLRYRTVERVVMVDIDRELVELCQKWLPEWHQGAFQDPRVELVFADGKDYIEHTSTTFDVVIVDICDALEEGPALALYTESFYRGVQRRLAAGGLLVVQAMELSGLDYVDHVQVRDTLSLVFQVVRSYVTFIPSFWADWGFLIASNSLDPAGVAPDLLMDRLRTRGATGVENLAPQLDFYDPDAHVRMFALSKDVKARLNHQTLPRDTPPARAQ; the protein is encoded by the coding sequence ATGGCCCAAGAACCCTCCGTCTTTTGGTACCGTGAAAGTGGCACACCGTATGAGTATCACAGCTTCGCCGCACGGTCCTTCCTGTTCACAGGGCGGACGGCATTCCAAGAGGTTGCCATCCTCGACACCCAGGAGTACGGGAAGATGTTGGTCATTGACGGGCGGACGCAGTCGGCCGAAGAAGACGAGTACATCTACCACGAAGCCCTCGTGCACCCGGCGATGCTCACTCATCCGGCGCCCCGCCAGGTACTGATCATTGGGGGCGGGGAGGGCGCGAGCCTGCGGGAGGTCCTGCGCTATCGTACTGTCGAGCGTGTCGTGATGGTGGACATCGATCGGGAACTCGTGGAGCTCTGCCAGAAGTGGCTGCCGGAATGGCATCAGGGTGCGTTTCAGGACCCACGGGTCGAACTCGTGTTCGCCGACGGCAAAGACTACATCGAGCACACCTCGACGACCTTCGACGTGGTCATCGTGGACATCTGCGACGCCTTGGAAGAGGGCCCGGCGTTAGCCCTCTACACGGAGAGCTTCTATCGAGGTGTGCAGAGGCGCTTGGCCGCAGGGGGGCTCCTTGTCGTACAGGCGATGGAGCTGTCCGGCCTCGATTACGTCGATCACGTGCAGGTGCGTGACACGCTCAGCCTGGTCTTCCAAGTCGTGAGATCCTACGTCACCTTCATCCCCTCGTTTTGGGCCGACTGGGGGTTTCTCATCGCCTCGAATAGCCTGGATCCGGCCGGCGTGGCGCCTGACCTCCTGATGGACCGTCTGCGCACGAGGGGAGCCACCGGCGTCGAAAACTTGGCGCCCCAGCTGGACTTCTACGACCCCGACGCGCATGTCCGCATGTTTGCGCTGTCGAAGGACGTCAAGGCCCGCCTGAACCATCAGACACTGCCTAGGGACACCCCACCCGCCCGCGCTCAATGA
- a CDS encoding ABC transporter substrate binding protein, with protein MWVPIIMVSAGDPVASGFAASVARPGGNITGMSSLLPEMDAKLLALLKEAVPKASRVAVLWNPNSHGGVLGFKAMQAAAPGLKVTLLSIEVRKPDELEAAFAAITAQRADAVLVITDPITFRNRDR; from the coding sequence ATGTGGGTTCCCATCATCATGGTGTCAGCCGGCGATCCGGTCGCTTCCGGCTTTGCCGCGAGCGTGGCGCGTCCGGGGGGCAACATCACCGGCATGTCATCGCTCCTGCCCGAGATGGACGCCAAGCTGCTGGCTCTCCTCAAGGAGGCCGTGCCCAAGGCCAGCCGGGTGGCGGTGCTTTGGAACCCGAACAGCCACGGCGGGGTGCTGGGCTTCAAGGCGATGCAGGCCGCAGCGCCGGGGCTCAAAGTCACCCTGCTGTCGATCGAGGTACGCAAGCCGGATGAGCTCGAGGCCGCCTTCGCGGCCATCACGGCCCAGCGGGCGGACGCCGTCCTGGTCATCACCGACCCGATCACATTCAGGAACCGCGACCG